Proteins from a genomic interval of Paenibacillus sp. FSL R5-0623:
- the dapA gene encoding 4-hydroxy-tetrahydrodipicolinate synthase, whose translation MDFGRLITAMVTPFNEQGEIHWEETARLIDYLIADQKSETLVVSGTTGESPTLSDTEKVQLFEFAVKHAAGRCKIIAGTGSNNTAHSIHLTQEAERAGVDGILLVVPYYNKPSQEGLFKHFEAIAGSTKLPIMLYNVPGRTVTSLSAATTLRLAQIPNIVATKECASMEQVTLIAASAPENFRVYSGDDASGLPAIAVGAHGIVSVASHVVGAEMKKMIDAFYGGAPLEAAQIHQQLFPVFKGLFECPQPLPNPVAVKYALTLRGLDVGSVRLPLIPPTEEEQVYIKGLLNL comes from the coding sequence TTGGACTTTGGAAGATTGATTACAGCAATGGTCACTCCGTTCAATGAACAAGGAGAGATTCATTGGGAGGAAACGGCACGTCTAATCGACTATCTGATTGCAGATCAAAAGTCGGAGACGCTTGTGGTTTCTGGAACAACAGGGGAGTCTCCAACACTTAGTGATACTGAGAAAGTTCAATTATTCGAATTTGCAGTGAAACATGCGGCCGGTCGGTGCAAAATTATAGCCGGAACGGGAAGCAATAACACGGCACATTCCATCCATTTGACACAGGAAGCTGAACGTGCCGGAGTGGATGGCATATTGTTGGTTGTTCCGTATTACAACAAACCTAGCCAAGAAGGTTTGTTCAAACATTTTGAAGCGATTGCAGGCTCTACCAAGCTGCCAATTATGCTCTACAACGTGCCTGGGCGTACTGTAACCAGCCTGTCAGCAGCGACAACACTTCGTCTTGCGCAGATACCTAATATCGTCGCTACGAAGGAATGTGCGTCTATGGAGCAGGTTACGCTGATTGCAGCAAGTGCTCCAGAGAATTTCAGAGTCTATTCCGGTGATGATGCTTCAGGCTTACCAGCCATTGCGGTTGGAGCACATGGAATTGTCAGTGTGGCCAGTCATGTCGTAGGGGCAGAAATGAAGAAAATGATTGACGCCTTCTATGGCGGAGCACCTCTTGAGGCTGCTCAGATTCATCAGCAGTTGTTCCCAGTGTTCAAAGGCCTGTTTGAGTGTCCACAGCCTCTACCAAACCCGGTAGCGGTGAAATATGCGCTGACATTGCGTGGTCTAGACGTTGGTTCTGTACGGTTGCCCCTTATTCCGCCAACGGAAGAGGAGCAGGTTTATATCAAAGGTTTGCTTAATTTGTAA
- a CDS encoding YlzJ-like family protein — protein MTLYTVMPPEQLWSGMWKEGEDTKEIKMNGLLMQVRPVNDNEAVIVRLLDCPLEAYLNPANMPGSTIPLSGNLGPA, from the coding sequence ATGACATTATATACCGTGATGCCCCCGGAACAACTCTGGTCGGGAATGTGGAAAGAGGGAGAAGATACAAAGGAGATCAAGATGAATGGTTTATTAATGCAGGTGAGACCTGTTAATGACAATGAAGCCGTTATTGTACGTTTGCTGGATTGTCCACTTGAAGCCTATCTGAATCCTGCTAATATGCCCGGTTCGACCATTCCGCTTTCGGGTAACTTGGGACCAGCATAA
- a CDS encoding ribonuclease J, giving the protein MSKKNNNDKLMIFALGGVGEIGKNMYVIQYANDIVVVDAGLKFPEEDMLGIDIVIPDISYLTENRDKVRGIILTHGHEDHIGGLPYVLKHLNVPVYGTRLTLGLVENKLKEANLLGETKRILIDADSEIQLGSVLKASFFATNHSIPDSVGVCVETPEGAVVHTGDFKFDHTPVNGQYADLQRMAQIGTNGVLALLSDSTNAEKPGFTPSEKNVGIVLEDIFRKASQRVVVATFASNVHRIQQVINAAEVTGRKVAVIGRSMVNVVGIASELGYLEIPDGMIIEPEEVGKMAADRVVILCTGSQGEPMSALTRMARSTHRKVDILPGDTVIIAATPVPGNEKYVGRTIDELFRLGANVHYSGANSGVHVSGHGSQEELKLMLNLMKPKFFLPIHGEFRMQRRHAVLAESVGVEPENIFITDIGEVIEIQGGAARRAGKVTAGNVLIDGLGVGDVGNIVLRDRKLLSQDGILVVVVTLSKQDGKIVSGPDIISRGFVYVRESEGLLDEANRIVSSTLQKLMSENVNEWASLKTNVKDALGRFLYEQTRRRPMILPIIMEV; this is encoded by the coding sequence TTGTCTAAGAAAAATAATAACGATAAACTGATGATTTTTGCTTTGGGCGGCGTAGGCGAGATTGGTAAAAATATGTACGTCATCCAATACGCCAACGACATTGTAGTCGTAGATGCTGGTCTTAAATTCCCGGAAGAAGATATGCTTGGTATTGATATTGTCATCCCTGACATTTCTTACCTGACTGAGAACCGTGATAAAGTAAGAGGAATTATCCTTACTCACGGACATGAGGATCACATTGGTGGTCTGCCATATGTTCTCAAACATCTGAATGTTCCTGTATACGGAACAAGACTTACGCTTGGACTTGTAGAAAACAAGTTGAAAGAAGCGAATCTGCTGGGTGAAACAAAACGTATTCTGATTGATGCTGATTCCGAGATCCAACTTGGATCTGTTCTGAAAGCATCGTTCTTCGCTACTAACCATAGTATTCCGGATTCTGTTGGTGTATGTGTCGAAACACCGGAAGGTGCAGTTGTTCACACAGGTGACTTCAAATTCGACCATACTCCAGTCAATGGTCAATATGCAGATCTTCAGCGTATGGCACAGATCGGAACAAATGGCGTGTTAGCGCTGTTGTCCGACAGTACAAACGCTGAGAAACCTGGATTCACACCATCGGAGAAAAATGTGGGTATCGTTCTGGAAGATATCTTCCGTAAAGCGAGTCAACGTGTTGTTGTAGCGACATTTGCTTCCAACGTACACCGTATCCAACAGGTGATCAATGCAGCAGAAGTGACTGGACGTAAAGTTGCAGTTATCGGACGCAGCATGGTGAATGTGGTTGGTATTGCTTCAGAACTGGGTTATCTTGAGATTCCGGATGGCATGATCATTGAACCTGAAGAAGTAGGCAAGATGGCAGCCGATCGTGTCGTAATTCTCTGCACAGGAAGTCAAGGAGAGCCAATGTCAGCACTGACACGTATGGCTCGTTCTACACACCGTAAAGTGGACATCCTGCCAGGTGATACCGTTATTATCGCAGCAACACCAGTTCCAGGTAATGAAAAATATGTAGGCCGTACGATTGATGAACTGTTCCGTCTGGGTGCTAACGTGCATTACAGCGGTGCTAACAGTGGCGTCCACGTATCTGGTCATGGTAGCCAGGAAGAGCTGAAACTGATGCTCAACCTGATGAAACCGAAATTCTTCTTGCCAATTCACGGTGAATTCCGTATGCAGCGTCGCCACGCGGTTCTTGCTGAATCTGTAGGGGTAGAACCTGAGAACATTTTCATCACGGATATCGGTGAAGTGATTGAAATTCAAGGTGGAGCAGCACGTAGAGCGGGTAAAGTTACTGCAGGTAATGTGTTGATCGACGGCTTGGGTGTAGGCGATGTGGGTAACATTGTACTTCGTGACCGCAAATTGTTGTCACAAGATGGTATCCTTGTTGTTGTGGTAACACTGAGCAAACAGGATGGAAAAATTGTTTCCGGTCCTGACATCATATCTCGCGGATTTGTGTATGTACGTGAATCGGAAGGACTACTGGATGAGGCCAACCGGATCGTTAGCAGCACATTGCAGAAGTTGATGAGTGAGAACGTTAACGAGTGGGCTTCACTCAAAACGAATGTTAAAGATGCACTGGGACGCTTCCTGTATGAGCAAACTCGTCGTAGACCGATGATTTTGCCAATCATTATGGAAGTTTAA
- a CDS encoding pitrilysin family protein, with amino-acid sequence MKKIQLGNGLRVVMEQIPTCRSVSFGIWVKTGSRNEQPASNGVSHFIEHMLFKGTDRYDAKAIAEQFDAIGGNVNAFTSKEYTCYYAKVLDEHLPIAVDVLSDMFFRSKMDDGELIKEKNVILEEISMYEDTPDDMVHDLMALAAYGEHPLAYPILGTEERLKAMDSSHLRAYMKEHYTIENTVISIAGNIDDSVIDLMEKHFGAFDVNGVTEAVTMPAFQSGQLFHKKKTEQNHICISFPGCKIGDPLQFAMVVLNNAIGGGMSSRLFQEIREKRGLAYSVYSYHSSHADSGLFTIYAGTAPKQTKEVLDLTKEVLRDLAVNGLSEDELRKGKEQLKGSLILSLESTGSRMNRLGKNELMLGRHHTLDEMITKIEQVTMDDINAVLDLMFAEPFALAMVGASDKTIAGLRRDDFVALRSNTETAGQ; translated from the coding sequence ATGAAAAAAATTCAGCTGGGCAATGGCCTCAGAGTTGTCATGGAACAGATACCGACCTGCCGTTCTGTGTCTTTCGGAATATGGGTCAAGACAGGTTCGCGCAATGAGCAACCTGCAAGTAACGGAGTATCACATTTTATTGAACACATGTTGTTCAAAGGAACAGATCGTTATGATGCCAAGGCGATTGCGGAGCAGTTCGATGCGATTGGCGGTAACGTGAATGCGTTCACTTCCAAAGAATACACGTGTTATTATGCTAAAGTGTTGGATGAACATTTGCCGATTGCGGTTGATGTATTGTCTGATATGTTTTTCCGCTCCAAAATGGATGATGGTGAATTGATCAAGGAGAAAAACGTCATTCTGGAAGAAATCTCGATGTATGAAGATACGCCTGATGATATGGTTCATGATCTGATGGCCTTGGCCGCCTATGGTGAGCATCCACTCGCATACCCAATCCTGGGTACGGAAGAACGTCTCAAAGCGATGGATTCCAGTCATCTGCGTGCATATATGAAGGAGCACTACACGATTGAGAACACAGTCATTAGTATCGCGGGTAATATTGATGACAGTGTAATCGATTTGATGGAGAAGCATTTTGGTGCTTTTGATGTAAATGGAGTAACAGAAGCAGTCACGATGCCAGCCTTCCAAAGCGGACAGCTCTTTCATAAAAAGAAAACGGAACAGAATCATATCTGTATTTCGTTCCCGGGCTGTAAAATCGGAGATCCGCTGCAATTCGCTATGGTTGTTCTGAATAACGCCATTGGTGGAGGCATGAGCTCCAGACTGTTCCAGGAAATTCGTGAGAAACGGGGTCTTGCGTACTCCGTGTATTCCTATCATAGCTCTCATGCAGACAGCGGACTTTTCACGATATATGCAGGTACAGCACCAAAACAGACCAAAGAAGTGCTCGATCTGACCAAAGAGGTTCTGCGCGACCTGGCTGTAAACGGCTTGTCCGAAGATGAACTTCGTAAAGGAAAAGAACAGCTGAAAGGCAGCTTGATTCTGAGCTTGGAAAGCACAGGTAGTCGCATGAATCGTCTGGGTAAAAACGAGCTGATGCTGGGCAGACACCATACGCTGGATGAGATGATCACCAAAATTGAGCAAGTTACCATGGACGATATTAACGCGGTACTTGATCTGATGTTTGCTGAGCCTTTTGCACTTGCTATGGTTGGCGCTTCAGATAAGACGATCGCTGGATTAAGAAGGGATGATTTTGTTGCATTACGTTCAAATACAGAAACTGCCGGGCAATGA
- the dut gene encoding dUTP diphosphatase has protein sequence MLHYVQIQKLPGNEDIKLPQKMSELASGFDVVAALQEDIVLQPGQRTLIPTGLAMAMPAGLEAQIRPRSGLAFKHGITCLNTPGTIDADYRGEVKVLLINLGQEPFTIVRGERIAQIVFQTVPVVELTEVNELSETVRGEGGFGHTGK, from the coding sequence TTGTTGCATTACGTTCAAATACAGAAACTGCCGGGCAATGAAGATATTAAACTGCCTCAAAAAATGTCGGAGCTGGCATCCGGCTTTGATGTAGTAGCTGCACTTCAGGAAGATATTGTATTGCAGCCGGGTCAGCGTACGCTGATTCCTACCGGACTTGCGATGGCAATGCCAGCTGGATTGGAAGCACAGATCCGTCCTCGGAGCGGACTGGCTTTCAAACATGGTATTACCTGCCTCAACACACCGGGGACCATTGATGCAGATTATCGCGGAGAAGTTAAAGTGCTGTTGATTAATCTGGGTCAGGAACCGTTCACGATTGTACGGGGAGAGCGCATCGCACAGATCGTCTTCCAGACCGTACCTGTGGTTGAATTGACGGAAGTGAATGAACTTTCTGAAACGGTACGTGGCGAAGGCGGATTTGGCCACACCGGGAAATAA
- the dpsA gene encoding dipicolinate synthase subunit DpsA has translation MLTGVRIVVLGGDARQLEVIQKCAELDATVSVVGFDKIERSIPGIEHQELEDEVFASADVLVLPVVGCDDQGKVSTSFSDTPIYLKKEHIAALPEHCIVFTGMAKPFLRELCLENGLRLVEVLDRDDIALYNSIPTAEGAIAIAIRETDFTIHGSECIVLGIGRTGFTMAKTLQGLGANVRVGIRREEDAARATIMGWKPFMTTDLAAQTGEVDLLFNTIPTMIITAQILSRMPQKAVIIDLASAPGGCDFRYADKRGIKALLAPGLPGIVAPKTAGGIIADALIRLLLEEQNAREVKS, from the coding sequence ATGCTGACCGGAGTCCGGATTGTAGTCCTGGGCGGAGATGCGCGGCAGCTTGAAGTCATTCAAAAGTGCGCTGAGCTGGATGCAACGGTAAGTGTGGTGGGTTTCGATAAAATAGAGCGTTCCATTCCAGGGATCGAGCACCAGGAACTGGAGGATGAAGTGTTTGCTTCTGCAGATGTACTGGTACTGCCTGTCGTCGGTTGCGATGACCAGGGAAAAGTAAGTACTTCATTCAGTGACACACCGATCTATTTGAAAAAGGAACATATTGCAGCATTACCAGAGCATTGTATTGTGTTCACAGGTATGGCAAAGCCGTTCCTGCGCGAACTTTGTCTTGAAAATGGGCTGCGACTTGTTGAAGTACTTGATCGTGATGATATTGCACTTTACAACTCTATTCCAACAGCTGAGGGAGCCATCGCCATAGCTATTCGGGAGACGGACTTCACAATCCATGGTTCGGAATGCATTGTGCTTGGCATTGGTCGAACAGGATTCACAATGGCCAAAACATTGCAGGGACTTGGAGCAAATGTACGGGTGGGAATCAGGCGGGAAGAGGATGCTGCCCGCGCTACAATAATGGGCTGGAAGCCTTTCATGACAACGGATTTGGCCGCTCAAACCGGGGAAGTTGACTTGCTTTTTAATACGATACCGACTATGATAATCACAGCACAAATCCTGTCCAGAATGCCGCAAAAGGCTGTCATTATCGACCTCGCATCCGCTCCTGGCGGCTGTGATTTCAGGTATGCTGACAAACGCGGTATCAAAGCGCTACTTGCGCCTGGCCTCCCCGGCATTGTTGCTCCCAAAACGGCTGGCGGCATTATTGCCGACGCGTTGATCCGTTTGCTTTTGGAAGAACAGAACGCACGGGAGGTTAAATCATGA
- a CDS encoding ATP-dependent Clp protease proteolytic subunit: MQEEKAISPVTETIQQFGQTQSPAGESNIFCMTIIGQVEGHLILPPQNKTTKYEHIIPQLVAAEQNQRIEGILIILNTVGGDVEAGLAIAEMIASLSKPTVTVVIGGGHSIGVPIAVASTYSLIAGSATMTIHPIRMNGLVIGVPQTFEYMEKMQERVVRFVTSHSNISEEMFKELMFKTGELNRDIGTAVGSADAVKYGLMDAVGGIGQAIAQLNQLIGDKRQTLQAGGYTQ, encoded by the coding sequence ATGCAGGAGGAAAAGGCCATCTCTCCCGTGACAGAGACTATTCAGCAATTTGGGCAGACACAGTCGCCTGCAGGGGAATCGAATATTTTCTGTATGACCATTATTGGACAGGTCGAAGGGCATTTGATTTTGCCGCCACAAAATAAAACAACAAAGTATGAGCATATCATTCCACAGCTGGTGGCTGCGGAACAGAATCAGCGTATTGAAGGTATACTGATCATTTTGAACACGGTAGGTGGAGATGTAGAGGCGGGTCTGGCCATTGCAGAGATGATTGCTTCTCTAAGCAAACCTACGGTTACTGTGGTCATTGGAGGCGGGCATAGTATTGGAGTACCGATTGCTGTAGCTTCAACATATTCCCTGATTGCCGGAAGTGCAACGATGACGATCCATCCGATTCGGATGAACGGCCTTGTCATTGGTGTACCTCAAACGTTTGAGTATATGGAGAAAATGCAGGAGCGGGTTGTTCGGTTCGTGACTTCGCATTCGAATATCTCTGAAGAGATGTTCAAAGAACTGATGTTTAAGACCGGTGAGTTAAATCGGGATATCGGTACAGCTGTAGGAAGCGCAGATGCAGTGAAATATGGATTGATGGATGCGGTAGGCGGAATTGGACAAGCCATTGCTCAGTTAAATCAGCTCATAGGAGACAAGAGACAGACTCTGCAAGCGGGAGGTTATACCCAATGA
- the dapG gene encoding aspartate kinase: MRIMVQKFGGTSLSTVQAREHVLRHVKRELEAGLSLVIVVSAMGRRGEPYATDTLLDWAAQNGNALSAREKDLLLCCGEIISATTLSSLLEHEGIPTTVLTGAQAGFVTDDNFGNARILDVRPVRVLEQLQLGRVVVVTGFQGQTENGDFTTLGRGGSDTSATALGAALRAEMVDIYTDVNGILTADPRIVEDARPLTVVSYAEICNMAHHGAKVIHPRAVEIAMQSQIPVRVRSTFADTEGTLVTHPEGFQDVQTGIVDRYVTGIAYVSNVTQITVDVPGGADRLQLKVFKTMAENSISVDFINVTPSGVVYTVFDSDSEKAIQVLQEIGLKPQSLSGCAKVSVIGGGINGVPGIMARIVESLTLADIQILQSADSNTTIWVLVKKEDMVQALRALHASFELHL; this comes from the coding sequence ATGCGTATCATGGTACAGAAATTCGGAGGCACGTCTCTCTCCACTGTTCAGGCGAGAGAGCATGTGCTCCGTCACGTTAAACGTGAACTTGAAGCAGGATTGAGTCTGGTCATCGTTGTGTCTGCGATGGGCCGCCGCGGCGAGCCATATGCGACTGATACATTGCTGGACTGGGCTGCACAGAACGGAAACGCACTATCCGCACGCGAAAAGGATTTACTGCTGTGCTGTGGTGAAATCATATCGGCGACAACGTTGAGCAGTTTACTCGAACATGAAGGCATTCCAACTACAGTGCTGACCGGCGCACAAGCAGGTTTTGTGACGGACGACAATTTCGGGAATGCCCGGATATTGGATGTCCGTCCTGTTCGTGTGTTGGAGCAGCTTCAGCTCGGCCGTGTCGTTGTTGTAACCGGATTCCAGGGGCAGACAGAGAACGGAGACTTCACGACACTGGGTCGTGGGGGAAGTGATACGTCTGCTACAGCTCTCGGTGCAGCATTACGTGCTGAAATGGTGGATATCTACACAGATGTGAACGGGATACTTACCGCTGATCCGCGAATTGTTGAGGATGCACGTCCACTGACTGTTGTGAGTTATGCAGAGATCTGTAACATGGCCCACCACGGGGCCAAGGTAATCCATCCACGTGCGGTTGAGATTGCGATGCAATCCCAAATTCCAGTGCGGGTAAGATCTACTTTTGCAGACACGGAAGGAACGCTGGTTACGCATCCGGAAGGATTTCAGGATGTGCAGACAGGCATTGTTGACCGTTATGTAACAGGCATCGCCTACGTGAGCAATGTAACGCAAATTACGGTGGATGTGCCTGGTGGTGCAGATCGATTGCAACTAAAAGTGTTCAAAACCATGGCAGAGAATTCAATCAGTGTTGATTTTATTAATGTTACCCCCTCGGGAGTTGTCTATACGGTTTTTGACAGTGATTCCGAGAAAGCCATACAGGTATTGCAGGAGATAGGTCTCAAGCCACAAAGCCTGTCCGGTTGTGCCAAAGTGTCCGTCATTGGCGGAGGCATTAATGGTGTACCTGGAATTATGGCTCGAATCGTGGAGTCCTTGACACTGGCAGACATTCAGATCCTGCAATCGGCAGATTCGAATACAACGATCTGGGTACTCGTAAAAAAAGAAGATATGGTTCAGGCCCTGAGGGCACTTCACGCCTCATTCGAACTTCATTTGTAA
- a CDS encoding DNA translocase FtsK — MARRKKRKKKGAGFSGVLKYEIYGIVLITLAVIALSGEATVGRSLSKMFGLMLGKFYFAIPLVGIYYGLMVMIHRKWPSGWTTRKTGLVLLVFALTLMSTVSAMHQKLIPVGALEPGAVITQVHNDMQTELLTPAAPGERDSMLNKDISGGYLGAGQFALFLWLFGSLGARLIMIVMFIISFMLITNLSYVDLIRIFRTKIWDAGSSMYKKLESRPSARSASASDGRKKGNARKVVPVPVEDDEDEYEDELEEQHLPKRKAPIFFQLFGKWGAKREQAISGREMDEVESAETEQIVYRAEQDHNLEAWQDATEDVVNKSGSSRVPVQAKPNSAPIIRDFFEHVRAEEASIEDDLDDAYPFPDNLVDPNVVQQGEHAIKITDELVETEWSASDAGTNGMNAVDDIQSGEEVPDDAMQGTVTPTPEGQDTPPVKPPPPPPKPYKLPSFRLLAKPNNGGKAGDQKDYMQTARKLEATLESFGVRAKVLEVVRGPAVTRYEIQPDIGVKVSRIVSLTDDIALALAAKDIRMEAPIPGKSAIGIEVPNGEVSVVTMREVMETATFQDAESKVTIAFGRDISGQTIIGNLARMPHLLVAGATGSGKSVCINGIITSILYKAKPDEVKFLMVDPKMVELNVYNGIPHLMAPVVTDPKRASLALKKIVVEMEKRYELFSKSGTRNVEGYNNLMKDNPAAVLPYIVVIVDELADLMMVAAGDVEDAIARLAQMARAAGIHLIIATQRPSVDVITGVIKANIPSRIAFGVSSQVDSRTILDMGGAEKLLGRGDMLFMPMGASKPVRVQGAFMSDEEVENIVNYVRGQGEAQYDESLVPEVDDSIQAEDEVQDDLYEKAVQIILEAKQASVSLLQRRMRVGYTRAARLIDSMEARGVIGPYEGSKPREVLVSLEQYQQNKISS, encoded by the coding sequence TTGGCCAGAAGAAAAAAGAGGAAAAAAAAGGGCGCTGGTTTTAGCGGCGTTTTAAAATATGAAATTTACGGGATTGTGCTTATTACCCTTGCTGTCATAGCATTATCGGGTGAAGCCACCGTTGGACGTTCGCTTTCCAAGATGTTCGGACTGATGCTTGGTAAGTTTTATTTTGCGATTCCACTTGTTGGTATTTATTATGGTCTCATGGTGATGATTCACCGGAAATGGCCGAGTGGCTGGACGACACGCAAAACAGGACTGGTATTGCTGGTCTTTGCCTTGACCTTGATGAGTACTGTCTCTGCAATGCACCAGAAGCTCATTCCGGTTGGTGCGCTTGAGCCTGGTGCTGTGATTACGCAGGTACATAATGATATGCAAACCGAGTTGCTAACCCCTGCTGCGCCAGGGGAGAGGGACTCCATGCTTAACAAGGATATCAGCGGTGGTTATCTCGGAGCTGGGCAATTTGCTCTTTTCCTGTGGTTGTTCGGCAGCCTTGGGGCGAGACTCATCATGATTGTCATGTTTATCATCAGTTTTATGCTGATTACAAATCTATCTTATGTGGATCTGATTCGAATATTCCGAACCAAGATCTGGGATGCCGGGAGTTCGATGTACAAGAAGCTGGAGTCGAGGCCCTCTGCACGTTCTGCTTCAGCATCTGATGGAAGGAAGAAAGGTAACGCTCGTAAAGTGGTGCCTGTTCCTGTTGAAGATGACGAAGACGAGTATGAGGATGAATTAGAGGAACAGCATCTGCCAAAACGAAAAGCGCCAATATTCTTCCAACTTTTCGGAAAATGGGGAGCTAAACGGGAACAGGCGATATCAGGACGTGAAATGGATGAGGTCGAATCGGCAGAAACAGAACAGATTGTTTACCGCGCCGAACAAGATCACAATCTAGAGGCGTGGCAGGATGCAACCGAAGACGTAGTGAACAAATCAGGTTCATCACGTGTTCCTGTTCAGGCTAAACCTAACTCAGCGCCGATCATTCGAGACTTTTTCGAGCATGTCAGAGCAGAAGAGGCAAGCATTGAAGATGATCTGGACGATGCTTATCCTTTCCCGGATAATCTGGTCGATCCGAACGTAGTACAACAGGGCGAGCATGCCATTAAAATAACGGATGAACTGGTAGAGACAGAGTGGTCTGCATCCGATGCGGGTACAAACGGGATGAATGCTGTGGATGACATTCAGAGTGGAGAAGAAGTACCTGACGATGCCATGCAGGGAACAGTTACTCCAACTCCTGAAGGGCAGGACACACCACCGGTGAAACCACCACCGCCACCTCCTAAGCCGTACAAGCTGCCATCATTCCGCCTCCTTGCCAAGCCAAACAATGGGGGCAAGGCGGGTGACCAGAAGGATTATATGCAGACAGCACGCAAGCTGGAAGCTACACTGGAGAGTTTTGGTGTTCGCGCCAAAGTGCTTGAAGTGGTCCGGGGCCCGGCCGTTACAAGGTATGAAATTCAGCCTGATATTGGTGTTAAGGTCAGCAGGATTGTCAGTCTAACTGACGATATCGCATTAGCTCTGGCAGCAAAGGATATACGGATGGAAGCACCGATTCCCGGAAAGTCTGCTATAGGAATCGAAGTACCTAATGGCGAGGTATCGGTTGTAACGATGCGTGAGGTAATGGAGACGGCTACGTTCCAGGATGCAGAATCCAAAGTGACCATTGCATTTGGCCGAGATATCTCGGGACAGACAATCATTGGTAACTTGGCTCGTATGCCCCATTTGCTGGTCGCAGGTGCTACAGGTTCCGGTAAATCGGTGTGTATTAACGGGATTATTACCAGCATATTGTACAAAGCCAAGCCGGATGAAGTGAAGTTCCTGATGGTCGATCCCAAGATGGTTGAGTTGAACGTATATAACGGAATTCCACATCTGATGGCGCCAGTAGTAACTGATCCTAAACGAGCGTCACTTGCTCTCAAAAAGATTGTGGTTGAGATGGAGAAACGATATGAACTGTTCTCCAAATCAGGCACGCGTAATGTCGAGGGTTACAATAATCTGATGAAAGATAATCCTGCGGCTGTTCTGCCTTATATCGTTGTCATTGTGGATGAGCTTGCAGATCTCATGATGGTTGCAGCCGGAGATGTTGAAGATGCGATTGCGCGGCTTGCCCAGATGGCTCGTGCAGCCGGAATCCATCTGATTATTGCCACACAACGTCCATCTGTTGACGTTATTACCGGGGTAATTAAGGCTAACATTCCGTCGCGGATTGCCTTCGGCGTATCCTCCCAAGTCGATTCCCGAACGATTCTGGATATGGGTGGGGCCGAGAAACTGTTGGGTCGCGGAGACATGTTATTCATGCCAATGGGTGCATCGAAACCGGTTCGTGTACAAGGTGCTTTTATGAGTGATGAAGAAGTGGAAAATATTGTTAATTATGTACGTGGTCAAGGTGAGGCACAGTATGATGAGTCCCTTGTACCTGAGGTGGACGACTCTATTCAGGCTGAAGATGAAGTACAGGACGATTTATACGAAAAGGCAGTACAGATTATTTTGGAGGCAAAACAAGCTTCAGTCTCCCTGTTACAACGTCGTATGCGGGTTGGTTACACACGTGCAGCGCGTTTAATTGACTCCATGGAAGCCCGGGGTGTAATCGGTCCTTACGAGGGCAGCAAACCAAGGGAAGTACTGGTTTCACTTGAACAGTATCAGCAGAATAAAATAAGCTCGTAG
- a CDS encoding dipicolinate synthase subunit B: protein MNWQGKTVGYAITGSHCTFEEVMPVISRFVAEGANVIPIISNSVLTTDTRFGTAQNWQKQLKDITGNDIISTIVEAEPLGPSKLLDVLVIAPCTGNTTSKLANAMTDSPVLMAAKAQMRNQRPLVLAISTNDGLGLNAANIAKLLVAKYLYFVPFGQDDPMKKPNSLVAKMELIPEACWSALEGKQLQPMIVERSSQA, encoded by the coding sequence ATGAACTGGCAGGGAAAAACGGTAGGTTATGCAATTACGGGTTCTCATTGTACGTTTGAAGAGGTTATGCCGGTAATTAGCCGCTTCGTAGCTGAAGGTGCCAACGTCATTCCGATTATTTCGAATTCGGTTCTGACGACGGATACACGCTTTGGTACGGCGCAAAATTGGCAAAAACAGTTGAAAGATATAACAGGTAATGATATCATTTCTACAATTGTTGAAGCGGAGCCATTAGGGCCTTCCAAGCTGCTTGATGTGCTGGTGATTGCTCCATGCACAGGGAATACAACAAGCAAGCTGGCTAATGCGATGACCGACAGTCCAGTGCTAATGGCCGCCAAAGCACAGATGCGCAATCAGCGTCCGCTTGTGCTCGCGATTTCCACGAATGACGGTCTGGGCTTGAATGCTGCGAATATCGCCAAATTGCTCGTGGCCAAATATTTGTATTTTGTGCCATTTGGGCAGGACGATCCAATGAAAAAACCAAACTCGTTAGTCGCCAAAATGGAATTGATTCCAGAGGCTTGCTGGAGTGCTCTTGAGGGCAAACAGTTGCAGCCGATGATTGTGGAGCGTTCTTCACAGGCTTGA